The genomic segment CGTCGGTCGCGAAGCTCTGCGCGAAGTACTTACGCAGGCTGCCGATCGGCCGCAGGTCGGCCACCGACGCGAACGTCTGCTTCCGCAGGTCGTAGCGCAGCAGCGCGCTGGTCTGCTCGCCCTGCCCCTTCTCGGCGACGAGCAGTTGGCTGGCGTCGAGCACCCCGACCGGCAGAACCTTCGCGCCGCCCGGCGCGGTTGCGGGCATCCGTTCGACCGCTGCCGGCCAGGTCTGGTCCAGTGGCCGTACGGTCGGCTTCCCGGACGGCGCGACCGGCCTCGCGATCCGCGCCGGCGAGGGTTTCACCGAGACGACGGTCGCCGGCGCCAACCCGTGATCGGTGCGCGCCGGCCGGGCGACCTGCCAACCGCCGACCGCGACCGCCAGCACGGCCAGCGCCAGGCCGCCGGACAGCACCGCGCGCCGGGCGCGCCGCCGGCGACGCGCCCGCCCCTCGATCGCGTCCCGCATCCCGACCGGCACCTCGACGACGGCGTCGCCGTGCTGTCGGAGGGTGCGGATCAGGTCGTGTTCCAGCAGGTCGGTCATCGTCCCTCCACCACCTTCTGCGGCTCGGCCGCCGGCGTCCACCGGTCGCGCAGTCTCGCCAGCGCACGATGCGCCTGGGTGCGCACGGTGACCTTGGTGACGCCGAGCATGTCTGCGATCTCCTCGTCCGAACGATCGTCGTAGTAGCGCAGCACGAGCACCGCACGCTGTCGCGGCGGCAGTACCGCCAGCTGTGACCACAGGCCGCGATCGTCACCGACCCGGCGCATCGCCGCGTCCTCGTCGGCGGCCTCCGGCGGGTCGGCCACCACGCGCTCTCGGCGCAGCCGACGCCAGCGGCTCACATGCAGCCGCACCATCGTGGTCCGCACGTACCCCTCCGGATCCGTGCGGCGGCGCACCCGACGCCACGCCACCCGAAGCCGGGCGAACGCCTCCTGCACCAGATCGGCCGCGTCGTGGGGGTTGCCCGCCAGCACGTAGCCGTAGCGCAGCAACGCCTGCGAACGGCGCCGGTAGAAGTCCTCGTACGCGCCGTCGGGATCGTCCGTGCCAGGCCCGCCCGTGACCACCTGCTCCGGCCGGGGGCCCGGTGACCCGTGGCCGCCGGCCGGGGAGCGATCGTCGCTCATTCCGCCACCTCCCTACAGTGACCTGGACGCGGCACCTTGCCATGCTGTTGCACGGCCGTGGGTTGCGAGCGCGGCCAAGTGCCGGCGTCGCCGGCCAGCTCCCGGCAGCCGGGACCGGCGCAGTCGACCGGCGGGGCGACCACGGCGGTCACCCGCGAACTCACCGGAGCGGTGCCGGTCAGGCCGGGATCCGCTTCCAGGCCGCCGAGGTGGTGCCCGTTCGATACCGGGCGTCGCGGCGTTTGGCGAGGATGCCGGGCAGGCCGCGGTCCCGGGCCGTCGCGCGCACCGCCGCCGGGTCGTCGAACCGCGGCGCCAGCTGGCAGCTGCCACCCCACCAGGGCAGCGCGTCGAGCCGTTCCCAGCGCTGCTGCTGCGGCCAGTCGGTGAGGTCGACGCCGTCGTCGTACAGCAGGTCGAAGCCGACGAACACCGGGTCGGCCGCCAGGGTGACGAGCTCACCGTCGAGCACCACCGCCCGGCTGCCGAGGCGTCGAGCCGCCCGGGGCAGCCCGGCCGGTGCCCGGATCGACGCGCCGTCCGCGGCGCGCAGCCGGATCCGGCCGCCGGACACGAACGCGATCGCCCGCTCGCCACCCCAGTCGAACTCGTACCGGTAGCGGTCCCGGTCCCGGGGCGGGTTGGCCTGCCGGACCGGCTGCATCGGCTCGACGGTGCGCGGCATCGGCGCCCGGTCGGGGTCCTGCGGCGGGTCGAGCCGGCGGAGCAACCAGTTCCGGCCCTCGGTGACGAACAGCGTGTACCGGCCGCGCACCCGCCCGCCGGCCAGCCGCACGGTGACCTTGTCGGCGCGCCACTCCTCGGTCCGGTACCTACCGGAGTCCCAGATCGT from the Actinocatenispora thailandica genome contains:
- a CDS encoding SigE family RNA polymerase sigma factor; protein product: MSDDRSPAGGHGSPGPRPEQVVTGGPGTDDPDGAYEDFYRRRSQALLRYGYVLAGNPHDAADLVQEAFARLRVAWRRVRRRTDPEGYVRTTMVRLHVSRWRRLRRERVVADPPEAADEDAAMRRVGDDRGLWSQLAVLPPRQRAVLVLRYYDDRSDEEIADMLGVTKVTVRTQAHRALARLRDRWTPAAEPQKVVEGR
- a CDS encoding DNA polymerase ligase N-terminal domain-containing protein — protein: MREYRRRRDPARTPEPMPAATPAPGRGDTFVVQQHDARSLHWDLRLERDGVLVSWAVPRGLPAEPGVDRLAVHTEDHPLEYATFEGTIPAGEYGGGAMTIWDSGRYRTEEWRADKVTVRLAGGRVRGRYTLFVTEGRNWLLRRLDPPQDPDRAPMPRTVEPMQPVRQANPPRDRDRYRYEFDWGGERAIAFVSGGRIRLRAADGASIRAPAGLPRAARRLGSRAVVLDGELVTLAADPVFVGFDLLYDDGVDLTDWPQQQRWERLDALPWWGGSCQLAPRFDDPAAVRATARDRGLPGILAKRRDARYRTGTTSAAWKRIPA